A single window of Sander lucioperca isolate FBNREF2018 chromosome 22, SLUC_FBN_1.2, whole genome shotgun sequence DNA harbors:
- the LOC116063127 gene encoding scavenger receptor cysteine-rich type 1 protein M130-like: protein MYYVRVGRTNFNVAIPLEEPVRLVGGSSHCAGTLEVKQGDWRPVDVSDWTLKEAAVVCGALDCGSAVSTGIRNESFSKSAWKISPNCIQSGSTLRECATSGSSSSIMEITCLDSVRLVNGTSLCSGRLEVKTNQSTQRWSSVCEDDFDQQDAEVVCRELGCGAPSVLQGALYGEVEAPMWTKEFQCGGNESALLHCKSSDRNNCSSGKAVGLTCSDPVRLVGGWSRCTGTLEVKQGDWKPVDGSDQTPKESASVYCRKLSCSSALSAGRRDDSSNRSAWKINHDCVQSGSALRECVTPLFSSSSVLELTCLHPAAVIIRLVVLPLTLLLFTIVIYFIMKVRATRGQMSGPQENIELDYNLGVSRAEGAPAEEEGAQAAE, encoded by the exons ATGTACTATGTTCGTGTCGGCAGGACAAACTTTAATGTGGCCATTCCCCTGGAGG AGCCTGTCAGGTTGGTTGGAGGATCCAGCCACTGTGCAGGAACACTGGAGGTGAAACAAGGAGACTGGAGACCAGTAGATGTCTCTGATTGGACCCTGAAGGAAGCAGCGGTAGTCTGTGGAGCGCTGGACTGTGGCTCTGCTGTTTCAACAGGAATAAGAAATGAGTCCTTTTCCAAATCTGCATGGAAGATCAGTCCTAACTGTATTCAGTCTGGATCTACCCTGAGAGAGTGTGCAACATCAGGTTCATCTTCCTCCATCATGGAGATCACCTGCTTAG ACTCTGTCAGGCTGGTGAATGGGACCAGTCTGTGCTCAGGCAGACTGGAGGTGAAGACTAACCAGTCTACCCAGCGCTGGTCCTCAGTGTGTGAAGATGACTTTGACCAGCAGGATGCAGAGGTGGTCTGTAGGGAGCTTGGCTGTGGGGCTCCTTCAGTCCTCCAGGGGGCGCTCTATGGAGAAGTGGAGGCTCCAATGTGGACGAAAGAGTTCCAGTGTGGAGGCAACGAGTCTGCTCTCCTGCACTGTAAAAGCTCAGACAGAAACAACTGCTCATCTGGAAAAGCTGTTGgactcacctgctcag ATCCTGTCAGGTTGGTGGGAGGATGGAGTCGCTGTACTGGAACACTGGAGGTGAAACAGGGAGACTGGAAACCAGTAGATGGCTCTGACCAGACCCCGAAGGAATCAGCATCTGTTTACTGTAGAAAGCTGAGCTGTAGCTCTGCTCTttcagcaggaaggagagatgacTCCTCTAACAGATCTGCATGGAAGATCAACCACGACTGTGTTCAGTCTGGATCTGCTCTGAGGGAGTGTGTAACACCATTGTTTTCGTCTTCTTCCGTCCTGGAGCTCACTTGTTTAC ATCCAGCAGCTGTTATCATCAGACTGGTCGTCCTGCCGCTGACTCTGCTGTTGTTCACCATTGTCATCTATTTCATCATGAAG GTCCGGGCCACCAGGGGGCAGATGTCGGGCCCGCAGGAGAACATCGAGCTGGATTATAACCTCGGTGTTAGCAGAGCTGAAGGAGCGCCAGCTGAAGAGGAAGGAGCGCAGGCAGCAGAGTAG
- the LOC118494294 gene encoding scavenger receptor cysteine-rich type 1 protein M130-like — translation MCSFPPLVFVRLVNGTSLCSGRLEVKTNQSTQRWSSVCEDDFHRQDAEVVCRELGCGAPSVLQGALYGEVEPPMRTKEFQCGGNESALLDCRSSGSDRNNCSSGKAVRLTCSDPVRLVGGSSRCAGTLEVKQGDWRPVDGSDWTLKEAAIVCEELDCGSALSAGIRNESLSKSAWEISPNCIHSGYTLRECVISGSSSSIMKITCLGKPITDI, via the exons atgtgctCTTTCCCTCCCCTAGTGTTTGTCAGGCTGGTGAATGGGACCAGTCTGTGCTCAGGCAGACTGGAGGTGAAGACCAACCAGTCTACCCAGCGCTGGTCTTCAGTGTGTGAAGATGACTTTCACCGGCAGGATGCAGAGGTGGTCTGTAGGGAGCTTGGCTGTGGGGCTCCTTCAGTCCTCCAGGGGGCGCTCTATGGAGAAGTGGAGCCTCCAATGAGGACCAAAGAGTTCCAGTGTGGAGGCAACGAGTCTGCTCTCCTGGACTGTagaagctcaggctcagatagaAACAACTGCTCCTCTGGAAAAGCTGTTAgactcacctgctcag ATCCTGTCAGGTTGGTGGGAGGATCCAGTCGCTGTGCAGGAACACTGGAGGTGAAACAAGGAGACTGGAGACCAGTGGATGGCTCTGATTGGACCCTGAAGGAAGCAGCAATAGTCTGTGAAGAGCTGGACTGTGGCTCTGCTCTTTCAGCAGGAATAAGAAATGAGTCCTTATCCAAATCTGCATGGGAGATCAGTCCTAACTGTATTCACTCTGGGTATACCCTGAGAGAGTGCGTAATATCAGgttcctcttcctccatcatGAAGATCACCTGCCTAGGTAAGCCCATCACTGACATCTGA
- the LOC118494292 gene encoding collagen alpha-1(XII) chain-like, giving the protein MREETDGRHTRRDRRSTYEKRQTVYLDMDPLLMVLLLLWRSGLWAEGRHHSTGSQECETTAKADIMLLVDGSYSIGLSNFQTIRSFLAGMVSNFNIGPDRVQIGLVQYSRNPITEWHLNTHQTKYSLLKVIGNLPYRGGNTNTGDITVGCHTRFTMGVKYIYFCRSISGGN; this is encoded by the exons ATGCGAGAAGAGACAGACGGTCGACATACGAGGAGAGACAGGCGGTCGACATACGAGAAGAGACAGACGGTCTACCTGGACATGGATCCTCTGCTGATGGTGTtgctgttgctatggagatCAG GACTCTGGGCTGAAGGAAGACACCACTCAACCG GTTCTCAGGAGTGTGAAACCACAGCCAAGGCTGACATCATGCTGTTGGTGGACGGCTCCTATAGCATCGGCCTTTCAAACTTTCAAACCATCAGGAGCTTTCTCGCTGGAATGGTCAGCAATTTTAACATTGGACCAGACAGAGTCCAGATTG GTCTGGTTCAGTACAGTAGAAACCCAATCACCGAGTGGCACCTGAACACCCACCAGACCAAATATTCCCTGCTAAAGGTCATCGGCAATCTGCCATACAGAGGAGGAAACACAAATACAGGTGATATAACAGTAGGTTGTCACACACGGTTCACAATGGGAGTCAAATATATTTACTTCTGTAGGTCCATCAGTGGAGGAAACTGA
- the LOC118494293 gene encoding collagen alpha-1(XII) chain-like, with product MRADSKKIAVLITDGKSTDDVILPSQKVKDAGIEIFAIGVKDANKEQLSYIASDPEEIHMYSVSDFSSLLDIADFLTINICKSSNSLAL from the exons ATGCGAGCAGACTCCAAAAAGATTGCTGTCTTGATCACTGATGGAAAGTCCACAGATGACGTAATCCTCCCCTCACAGAAAGTGAAGGACGCCGGCATTGAGATCTTCGCTATTG GTGTGAAGGATGCTAACAAGGAGCAGCTAAGTTACATTGCCTCCGATCCTGAAGAAATTCACATGTACTCTGTCAGTGACTTCTCATCCCTCCTGGACATTGCCGACTTCCTCACCATCAACATCTGTAAGAGCTCTAATAGCTTAG cgctgtga